The following coding sequences are from one Sphingobium sp. RAC03 window:
- a CDS encoding LacI family DNA-binding transcriptional regulator: protein MTVSRVINGNGKVRAETRLAVNAAIAELNYTPNVAARALVTSREVRIGVIYSNPSAAFMHDFLIGVFEEASVMGAQLTLLGGQDGRPPPPEAIHRLIGSGVGGIIIAPPLGESRVVRDPIHLAQLPMAVVGGYARDAICVRIDDRAAAYDMTRHLIGLGHRRIGFIIGNPGQSASEDRLAGFDAAVHEAGGIETILVQGDFSYTSGLLAGEQLLDIDHPPTAIFASNDDMAAAVVSVAHRRHLSVPEDLTVVGFDDTTAAVTLWPPLTTIRQPVRELAAEALRLLTQEISTSRKVRHPKCLLGHQLIERQSTAAIAG, encoded by the coding sequence ATGACCGTGTCGCGCGTTATCAACGGCAATGGTAAGGTGCGCGCCGAAACCCGTCTGGCGGTCAACGCCGCCATTGCGGAGCTGAACTATACGCCCAATGTCGCGGCCCGCGCGCTGGTGACGTCGCGCGAAGTGCGGATCGGCGTGATCTATTCCAATCCGAGCGCCGCTTTCATGCATGATTTCCTGATCGGCGTGTTCGAGGAAGCGTCGGTCATGGGCGCGCAATTGACGCTGCTGGGCGGGCAGGATGGTCGCCCGCCGCCGCCAGAAGCGATCCATCGGCTGATCGGATCCGGCGTTGGCGGCATCATCATCGCACCGCCGTTGGGGGAATCGCGCGTGGTGCGCGACCCCATCCACCTGGCGCAACTGCCGATGGCGGTCGTGGGTGGCTATGCGCGCGATGCGATCTGCGTGCGGATCGACGATCGGGCGGCAGCCTATGACATGACCAGACATCTGATCGGCCTTGGCCATCGTCGCATCGGTTTCATCATCGGCAATCCCGGCCAGTCCGCCAGCGAAGACCGGCTGGCAGGGTTCGACGCCGCCGTGCATGAGGCCGGGGGTATCGAGACAATATTGGTCCAAGGGGACTTCTCCTATACGTCCGGCTTGCTGGCGGGCGAGCAGTTGCTGGATATCGACCATCCGCCGACCGCCATCTTCGCGAGCAATGACGACATGGCCGCTGCGGTCGTCTCCGTCGCTCATCGCCGCCACCTGTCCGTGCCCGAAGACCTGACCGTGGTCGGCTTTGACGATACCACCGCCGCGGTGACGCTGTGGCCGCCGCTCACGACGATCCGCCAGCCCGTGCGCGAACTGGCGGCCGAAGCGTTGCGCCTTTTGACCCAGGAAATCAGCACCTCGCGCAAGGTGCGCCATCCCAAATGCCTGTTGGGCCATCAGCTTATCGAGCGGCAATCGACGGCCGCCATCGCGGGATAG
- a CDS encoding PepSY-associated TM helix domain-containing protein: MSNADIAGTKGFDKATVRDALSAHAAIGLLAGAFLYLVCLTGTIVVFFAEWQRIEQPTAPEMRAVSPQSVQRAVETVLASEKGKPLTTHLYVHLPTQDLPRTTITTDHQAVHVASDGSIAMPEENAWSDYLLSLHYTLHLPSTLGMILVGLLGVMIVALAISGVIAHPRIFRDAFRLRARSSGGVGLADWHNRLGVWTLPFTIMIALTGAMIGLAVVTGYGLAGSFYKGDLAAVYAPIFGGEGAADKASAPVPDMATPMRYMQAHHPDVHPSYLILHDPLTAGQHVQVVGLHPNRLIFGEYYMFDAKGGYHGTAGLSDGALGQQAAASAYNLHFGNYGGLPVKIAYALFGLALCAMTATGTSIWLGKRRRRGLDHPRLTRAWDAIVWGSPAALMLTFVLRQGIGNDAPLVAAFWGLLVTILVVSLVVTDGHRFRRGLQMLLVAATLAGCVGFILAL; this comes from the coding sequence ATGAGCAACGCCGACATTGCGGGCACCAAAGGCTTCGACAAGGCGACCGTTCGCGACGCGCTGTCGGCCCATGCTGCCATCGGCCTGTTGGCGGGTGCCTTCCTCTATCTCGTCTGCCTGACCGGCACGATCGTCGTCTTCTTCGCAGAATGGCAGCGCATCGAGCAGCCCACCGCCCCAGAAATGCGCGCCGTCTCACCCCAGTCGGTGCAACGCGCAGTGGAAACCGTGCTGGCGAGCGAGAAGGGCAAGCCGCTCACCACCCATCTCTACGTCCATCTGCCGACGCAAGACCTGCCGCGCACCACCATCACCACCGATCATCAGGCGGTGCATGTCGCCTCCGATGGTAGCATCGCCATGCCGGAGGAAAATGCCTGGTCAGACTATCTGCTGTCGCTCCATTATACGCTGCATCTGCCCTCGACGCTGGGCATGATCCTCGTCGGCCTCCTGGGCGTCATGATCGTGGCGCTGGCGATCTCCGGCGTGATCGCCCATCCGCGCATCTTCCGCGACGCCTTCCGCCTGCGCGCGCGCAGTAGCGGCGGTGTGGGGCTTGCCGACTGGCACAACCGGCTCGGCGTATGGACGCTGCCCTTCACCATCATGATCGCGCTGACCGGCGCGATGATCGGGCTGGCCGTCGTCACTGGCTATGGCCTGGCCGGCAGTTTCTACAAGGGCGATCTGGCAGCCGTCTACGCCCCCATCTTCGGCGGCGAAGGTGCAGCGGACAAGGCATCTGCGCCCGTCCCGGATATGGCGACCCCCATGCGCTATATGCAGGCGCATCATCCCGATGTGCATCCAAGCTACCTGATCCTGCATGATCCGCTGACCGCCGGGCAGCATGTCCAGGTCGTCGGCCTCCATCCCAACCGGCTCATCTTCGGCGAATATTATATGTTCGACGCCAAGGGTGGCTATCATGGCACGGCGGGCCTGTCCGACGGCGCGCTGGGGCAACAGGCGGCGGCATCGGCCTATAATCTCCACTTCGGCAATTATGGCGGCCTGCCGGTCAAGATCGCCTATGCGCTGTTCGGCCTTGCGCTATGCGCGATGACCGCGACCGGCACCTCGATCTGGCTCGGCAAGCGGCGACGGCGCGGCCTCGACCATCCCCGCCTGACCCGCGCCTGGGACGCCATCGTCTGGGGCAGCCCGGCGGCGCTGATGCTGACCTTCGTCCTGCGCCAAGGGATCGGCAATGACGCGCCGCTGGTCGCGGCCTTCTGGGGCCTGCTCGTCACGATCTTGGTCGTCAGCCTGGTCGTGACCGATGGCCACCGCTTTCGGCGCGGGCTTCAGATGCTCCTTGTTGCCGCCACCCTCGCAGGCTGCGTAGGATTCATCCTAGCGCTGTGA
- a CDS encoding TonB-dependent siderophore receptor: MKAAKLALCLCTAMTVTPSFAQAPDAAEGADQSSIVVTAVAGQSSGAGTKTDVPLIETPQPISIINAETYQAQGAISIADTLRYVSGVVANPYGADGREDGAFIRGISPLQFRDGMRDLFSYFANIRSDPYNFSQVEVVRGPASVLFGSGSIGGLINTVSKRPDYETHGEMSVRYGSFDRKEILGDVTGSLTDGIAARLVARVRDADTQVDHVSDDRVMLAPSLRFKLGEQTELTLLGLYQEDDGGSISQFLPIVGTLAPNPNGQLPNNTFIGKPGWDRYDGRTLQGTALLEHRFNDNVRLNLKARVIDSDLTYFTHYPNSYSNPANPYLDSAQRVIGLYADGSYASTDVFSTDNNVRIDFNTGDAIEHILLAGVDYSWNRVRKLGGAAFETIDIYDIDYASLSDYGGGIPQPGDAGYLYGTNSNVTQAQLGFYVQDQIRLWDRVSIVLGGRRDHVETKSLDPATNSRTKETANATSFRAGIIAEVVTGFSPFFSYTESFNPISGSANDGTPWKPERGRQYEVGVKLHPDDRTLLTATAYHIRQSNRVINLSPTVSVQAGKATSKGFEIEGRRSLPGDYEIIANFSYNKAYLNESEGQQQLDNVPKYGASAWATKTFRMDDDKSLRLGTGVRYVGENWSGGVVRTPSYTLVDALAEVNWRQWRMSINATNLFNKKHYAACLSRGDCFIGADRNVFGTLTYAF; encoded by the coding sequence ATGAAGGCCGCAAAGCTCGCGCTGTGCCTCTGCACCGCCATGACCGTCACGCCATCCTTCGCGCAGGCACCGGACGCTGCGGAGGGCGCGGACCAGTCCAGCATCGTCGTCACCGCGGTCGCTGGCCAGTCGAGCGGCGCGGGCACGAAAACCGACGTGCCCCTTATCGAAACGCCCCAGCCGATCAGCATCATCAACGCCGAAACCTATCAGGCGCAAGGCGCGATCTCGATCGCCGACACGCTGCGCTATGTGTCGGGCGTGGTCGCCAACCCCTATGGCGCGGACGGCCGCGAGGACGGAGCATTCATTCGCGGCATTTCCCCGCTCCAGTTCCGCGATGGTATGCGCGACCTGTTCAGCTATTTCGCCAATATCCGGTCCGACCCCTATAATTTCTCGCAAGTCGAAGTCGTGCGCGGCCCGGCCTCCGTGCTGTTCGGGTCAGGCTCGATCGGCGGCCTCATCAACACCGTATCAAAGCGGCCCGATTATGAAACGCATGGCGAAATGTCGGTCCGCTATGGCTCGTTCGACCGCAAGGAGATATTGGGCGACGTCACGGGATCGCTGACCGACGGCATCGCCGCGCGGCTGGTCGCGCGGGTCCGCGATGCCGATACGCAGGTCGATCATGTCTCCGACGACCGCGTGATGCTCGCCCCCTCGCTGCGCTTCAAGCTCGGCGAACAGACCGAACTGACGCTGCTCGGCCTCTATCAGGAAGATGATGGCGGCTCGATCTCGCAGTTCCTGCCGATCGTCGGCACGCTCGCGCCCAACCCCAATGGCCAACTGCCCAACAATACTTTCATCGGCAAGCCCGGTTGGGATCGCTATGACGGCCGTACCCTGCAGGGCACGGCTCTGCTGGAACATCGCTTCAACGACAATGTCCGCCTGAACCTCAAGGCGCGGGTGATCGATTCCGATCTCACCTATTTCACCCATTATCCCAACAGCTACAGCAATCCCGCCAATCCCTATCTCGACTCCGCGCAGCGCGTGATCGGCCTCTATGCCGATGGCAGCTATGCCAGCACCGATGTCTTTTCGACCGACAATAATGTGCGGATCGACTTCAACACCGGCGACGCGATCGAACATATCCTGCTCGCGGGCGTCGACTATAGCTGGAACCGGGTGCGCAAATTGGGCGGGGCCGCGTTTGAAACGATCGACATTTACGACATCGATTATGCGTCCCTGTCCGACTATGGCGGCGGCATTCCGCAGCCGGGCGATGCGGGCTATCTCTACGGCACCAACAGCAATGTGACCCAGGCCCAACTCGGCTTCTATGTGCAGGACCAGATCCGCCTGTGGGATCGCGTCTCGATCGTGCTGGGCGGACGGCGCGACCATGTCGAAACCAAGAGCCTCGATCCCGCAACCAACAGCCGCACCAAGGAAACGGCGAACGCCACCTCCTTCCGCGCGGGCATCATCGCCGAAGTCGTGACCGGCTTCTCGCCCTTTTTCAGCTACACCGAATCCTTCAACCCCATTTCCGGCAGCGCCAATGACGGCACGCCCTGGAAGCCCGAACGCGGCCGCCAATATGAGGTCGGCGTCAAGCTCCACCCCGACGACCGCACCCTGCTGACCGCGACCGCCTATCATATCCGGCAGAGCAACCGCGTCATCAACCTGTCGCCAACCGTCTCGGTGCAGGCAGGCAAGGCCACGTCGAAGGGGTTCGAGATCGAAGGCCGCCGCTCACTGCCTGGCGATTATGAGATCATCGCCAATTTCAGCTACAACAAAGCCTATCTGAACGAGAGCGAGGGGCAGCAACAGCTCGACAATGTGCCCAAATATGGCGCGTCCGCCTGGGCCACCAAGACGTTCCGCATGGATGACGACAAGTCGCTGCGGCTCGGCACCGGCGTCCGCTATGTCGGCGAAAACTGGTCCGGCGGTGTCGTGCGCACCCCGTCCTACACGCTGGTCGATGCCTTGGCGGAAGTGAACTGGCGGCAATGGCGCATGTCGATCAATGCGACCAACCTGTTCAACAAGAAACATTATGCGGCCTGCCTGTCGCGCGGTGACTGCTTCATCGGGGCGGATCGCAATGTCTTCGGCACGCTGACCTACGCCTTCTGA
- a CDS encoding glycoside hydrolase family 2 TIM barrel-domain containing protein, whose translation MKRKAATWLTGLTPLLMAAPVGAQSRPAVPLTPQIDNSRPDWENPAVFERGKEPARATGFPFEDSARALAGDRTASRRFLSLNGQWQFHFSPNVDGAPSDFFRDDFDASGWKSISVPADWQAEGYDQARYNNITYPFPANRPLIPHDRNPVGSYRRDVDVPPDWAGEDVILHIGAAGSAYYVWVNGQQVGYSEDSKLPSEFNVSRFLRPGKNSIAIRIYRWSDGSYLEDQDFWRVSGIEREVFLMAAPKTRIRDFAVRAGLTQDWRDGTLEVVAKVLPGSGPMTMRATVMDGEQTLSRRTVAVVSGTAEQTVRVADRLPGVRAWSAETPNLYTLLLELLDDKGAVVQATAQRIGFRDVAIRDGQLMVNGRPIMIRGVNRHEHDPDTFHVISMASMRRDMEMMKRNNVNAVRTSHYPNDPRWYDLADEYGLYVMDEANIESHAYMEMGWKGEAERKLYQIGYDPAWDAAHVSRVVNMIERDKNHPSIIFWSLGNEAGIGPAFEKAAAEARRRDPTRLINYLGWGTLSEPKPNAYADIFAPMYYSVDQTIAYARDPRFTQPLIQCEYAHMQGNSGGNMADYWEAIYAHRKLQGGFVWDWVDQSMHARDEKGEPFWGTGGIYGPNPGGDIEFGDGLIQPDRTPNPHLFELHKVYQPIAFRADDLGSGRFTVINRHDFRNLADFDLGWILLEDGIEVARGAIPSPAVAARSEATITAALPQTRKAGGEYVVTLTARARGGAVPLVPAGHLVAWDQFVVPGAVMAQAPDGGGPVSITDDQASIVLAAAGSELRIDRATGLIGYRKDGRAILSGGAPHFYRALIDNDIGTGVARTHAMWKTASEKRSVEAVTVNQADKSAVAVSVRFNVGDGVARFENRYVLRSDGKVAVEAQFTPLQTDLPDPLRIGLAYSMPSAFKSVEWYGKGPHESYADRQTGAALGRWTGAIADQHHDYMRPQETGNKVGVRWMKVSGATMPSLTVKGMEPLSANVLAFPYDDLARRPPGTWRSSDIKPHGNVTLLIDKVQSGVGGTDSWSALGRPLEQYRIPVTPHRYGFTLSVDAEGAATTGALPAAATDMPIRF comes from the coding sequence ATGAAGAGAAAAGCTGCAACCTGGTTGACGGGTCTCACTCCCCTATTGATGGCAGCGCCGGTTGGCGCGCAGAGTCGGCCCGCCGTTCCGCTGACCCCGCAAATCGACAATAGCCGTCCCGACTGGGAAAATCCGGCGGTCTTCGAACGCGGCAAGGAGCCTGCGCGCGCCACCGGTTTCCCGTTTGAGGACAGCGCGCGCGCACTGGCGGGGGATCGCACGGCATCGCGCCGTTTCCTGTCGCTCAATGGCCAGTGGCAGTTTCATTTCTCGCCCAATGTCGATGGGGCACCGTCGGATTTCTTCCGCGATGATTTTGATGCGTCGGGATGGAAGAGCATAAGCGTGCCGGCCGACTGGCAGGCGGAAGGCTATGACCAGGCACGCTACAATAATATCACCTACCCCTTCCCCGCGAACCGGCCGCTGATCCCGCATGATCGCAATCCGGTGGGGTCGTATCGCCGCGATGTCGATGTGCCGCCGGACTGGGCGGGCGAGGATGTGATATTGCACATCGGCGCTGCGGGTTCGGCCTATTATGTCTGGGTCAACGGACAGCAGGTCGGCTATAGCGAGGACAGCAAGCTGCCGTCCGAGTTCAACGTCTCGCGCTTCCTGCGCCCCGGCAAGAACAGCATCGCGATCCGCATCTATCGCTGGTCGGACGGTTCCTATCTGGAGGATCAGGATTTCTGGCGCGTATCGGGTATCGAGCGCGAAGTTTTCCTGATGGCGGCACCGAAGACGCGCATCCGCGATTTCGCGGTGCGGGCGGGATTGACGCAGGATTGGCGCGACGGGACGCTGGAGGTGGTGGCGAAGGTGCTGCCCGGCAGCGGGCCGATGACCATGCGCGCAACGGTGATGGATGGCGAGCAGACCTTGTCGCGCCGAACGGTCGCGGTCGTGTCGGGCACGGCTGAACAGACGGTGCGCGTTGCCGACCGGCTGCCGGGGGTGCGCGCCTGGTCGGCGGAAACGCCCAACCTCTACACGCTGCTGCTGGAGCTGTTGGACGACAAGGGTGCGGTGGTGCAGGCGACCGCCCAGCGCATCGGTTTTCGCGATGTCGCGATCCGCGATGGGCAATTGATGGTCAATGGACGCCCGATCATGATCCGCGGCGTTAACCGGCACGAGCATGACCCGGACACGTTCCACGTCATTTCGATGGCGTCGATGCGGCGCGACATGGAGATGATGAAGCGCAACAATGTCAACGCGGTACGCACGTCGCATTATCCCAACGACCCGCGCTGGTATGATCTGGCCGATGAATATGGCCTCTATGTCATGGACGAGGCGAATATCGAATCCCACGCCTATATGGAAATGGGCTGGAAGGGCGAAGCCGAGCGCAAACTTTATCAGATTGGCTATGATCCGGCTTGGGACGCTGCCCATGTCTCACGCGTGGTCAATATGATCGAGCGGGACAAGAATCATCCGTCGATCATCTTCTGGTCGCTGGGCAATGAGGCGGGGATCGGCCCGGCGTTCGAAAAGGCGGCGGCGGAAGCGCGGCGACGCGACCCGACGCGGCTGATCAACTATCTGGGCTGGGGCACGCTGAGCGAACCGAAGCCCAATGCCTATGCCGATATCTTTGCGCCGATGTATTATAGCGTCGACCAGACGATCGCCTATGCCCGTGACCCGCGTTTCACCCAGCCGCTGATCCAGTGCGAATATGCGCATATGCAGGGCAATAGCGGGGGTAATATGGCCGACTATTGGGAGGCCATCTACGCCCATCGCAAATTGCAGGGCGGCTTCGTGTGGGACTGGGTGGATCAGTCGATGCATGCGCGCGACGAGAAGGGCGAGCCGTTTTGGGGCACGGGCGGGATTTATGGTCCCAATCCGGGGGGCGACATCGAATTTGGTGATGGGCTGATCCAGCCCGACCGCACGCCCAATCCGCATCTGTTCGAACTGCATAAAGTCTATCAGCCGATCGCCTTCCGTGCTGATGACCTGGGCAGCGGACGGTTCACAGTGATCAATCGCCATGATTTCCGCAACCTGGCCGATTTCGATCTGGGCTGGATATTGCTGGAAGACGGGATCGAGGTGGCGCGTGGGGCTATCCCCTCCCCCGCTGTCGCCGCGCGATCGGAGGCCACGATTACCGCTGCCTTGCCACAGACCCGCAAGGCTGGTGGCGAATATGTCGTGACGTTGACCGCGCGCGCGCGTGGCGGCGCGGTGCCGCTGGTCCCGGCGGGGCATTTGGTCGCCTGGGACCAGTTCGTCGTGCCGGGCGCCGTGATGGCGCAAGCGCCAGATGGTGGCGGGCCGGTCAGCATCACCGATGACCAGGCCAGTATTGTCCTGGCGGCGGCGGGGTCTGAGCTGAGGATCGACCGCGCGACCGGGCTGATCGGCTATCGCAAGGACGGCCGCGCCATCTTGTCTGGCGGCGCGCCGCATTTCTATCGCGCGCTCATCGACAATGACATTGGCACCGGCGTCGCGCGCACCCATGCGATGTGGAAGACGGCGTCGGAGAAGCGCAGCGTCGAAGCGGTGACGGTGAACCAGGCGGACAAAAGCGCCGTCGCCGTCAGCGTCCGGTTCAACGTCGGCGATGGCGTGGCGCGGTTCGAGAACCGCTATGTCCTGCGCAGCGATGGTAAGGTGGCGGTGGAGGCGCAGTTCACGCCGTTGCAGACGGACCTGCCCGATCCGCTGCGCATCGGCCTCGCCTATAGCATGCCCTCTGCATTCAAGAGCGTCGAATGGTATGGCAAGGGGCCGCATGAAAGCTATGCCGACCGCCAGACCGGCGCGGCGCTGGGCCGCTGGACCGGCGCAATCGCCGATCAGCACCATGATTATATGCGGCCGCAGGAGACCGGCAATAAGGTCGGGGTGCGCTGGATGAAGGTTAGCGGCGCGACCATGCCGTCCCTGACCGTGAAGGGCATGGAGCCGCTGTCCGCCAATGTACTGGCCTTTCCTTATGACGACCTGGCGCGACGTCCGCCCGGCACCTGGCGCAGCAGCGATATCAAGCCACATGGCAACGTCACGCTGTTGATCGACAAGGTGCAAAGCGGGGTCGGGGGCACTGATAGCTGGAGCGCGCTTGGTCGCCCGCTGGAGCAATATCGCATTCCAGTGACGCCGCACCGCTATGGCTTTACGCTATCGGTCGATGCGGAAGGGGCGGCGACGACGGGCGCGCTGCCCGCCGCCGCAACGGACATGCCGATCCGCTTCTAA
- a CDS encoding MFS transporter, with amino-acid sequence MTINYLTRSVLGVAAPTIMGEQGITSEQYSWITGAFQIGIMFQPVAGYVLDIAGLRYGFTFFVLIWSLITMAHGLVQGWLGFLALRGALGLVEGGAQPAGMKVVSQWFPARERGTAGGLYQIGASLGAVAAPPLVAWAVLTHSWRAAFFVAGGLGLVWLILWLFWYQTPARHRAITAEERTKILDGQEAELQQKRKRPDLRTMLRRRDMWGIALPRFLADPVWGMLSLWMPLYLVQVRNFDIQQIAIFAWLPFLAADLGCLAGPALVAWLQRRGVHLIDARRGAFTIGAVLMCSMMFVGVVQSPVAAIALLCVAGFAHQTLSVTVITMSADLFPQDEVATATGIAGTAANLGVLIFTLLLGSWVDQVGYGPFFILLGLLDLVGAAILWTLVRKPV; translated from the coding sequence ATGACCATCAATTATCTCACGCGCAGCGTCCTTGGGGTGGCGGCGCCCACGATCATGGGTGAACAGGGCATCACGTCCGAACAATATTCCTGGATCACCGGCGCATTCCAGATCGGCATCATGTTTCAGCCGGTGGCAGGCTATGTCCTCGACATTGCGGGCCTGCGCTACGGCTTCACCTTCTTCGTGCTGATCTGGTCGCTCATCACCATGGCGCATGGGCTGGTGCAGGGCTGGCTCGGCTTTCTCGCGCTCCGCGGCGCGCTCGGCCTGGTCGAAGGCGGCGCGCAGCCCGCTGGCATGAAGGTCGTGTCCCAATGGTTCCCCGCTCGCGAACGCGGGACGGCAGGGGGGCTCTACCAGATCGGCGCATCGCTGGGTGCTGTCGCCGCGCCGCCGTTGGTGGCCTGGGCGGTGCTCACCCATAGCTGGCGCGCGGCCTTCTTTGTCGCTGGCGGCCTCGGTCTCGTCTGGCTCATCCTGTGGCTATTCTGGTATCAGACGCCCGCACGACATCGGGCCATCACTGCGGAAGAACGCACAAAGATCCTCGATGGCCAGGAAGCGGAGCTGCAGCAGAAGCGCAAGCGCCCGGACCTGCGCACGATGCTGCGCCGTCGCGATATGTGGGGCATCGCGCTCCCGCGCTTTCTCGCCGATCCGGTATGGGGGATGCTCTCGCTCTGGATGCCGCTCTATCTGGTGCAGGTGCGCAATTTCGATATTCAGCAGATTGCGATCTTCGCCTGGCTACCCTTCCTTGCCGCCGACCTTGGCTGTCTTGCGGGGCCAGCCCTGGTCGCCTGGCTCCAGCGGCGGGGCGTCCATCTGATCGACGCACGGCGGGGCGCCTTCACCATCGGCGCGGTGCTGATGTGTTCGATGATGTTCGTCGGCGTCGTGCAAAGCCCGGTTGCGGCCATCGCCCTGCTCTGTGTTGCGGGCTTTGCCCATCAAACCCTGTCGGTCACCGTCATCACCATGTCGGCCGACCTGTTCCCGCAGGATGAGGTGGCGACGGCCACCGGCATCGCGGGCACAGCGGCCAATCTCGGCGTGCTGATCTTCACCCTGTTGCTCGGCAGTTGGGTCGACCAGGTCGGCTATGGCCCCTTCTTCATTCTCCTTGGGCTGCTGGACCTTGTCGGCGCCGCGATACTTTGGACCTTGGTGCGAAAACCGGTATGA
- a CDS encoding glycoside hydrolase family 43 protein, giving the protein MISITNPILRGFNPDPSIVRVGDDYYVATSTFEWYPGVQIYHSRDLANWQLVARPLCRPEQLDMRGNPDSCGVWAPDLSYADGRFHLTYTDVKRYGRTTRSDRTDVSLRDFHNYWVWCDRIDGEWSDPVHVNSSGFDPALFHDDDGRSWLLNMLWDHRPGHKRFAGIVIQQICLKTGRLLGERHNIFAGSPLGFTEGPHLYKRDGYYHILVAEGGTERNHAVVMARSRSLFGPYDLHPDGPVLTARDQPDGPLARAGHGDLVETANGDPWLVYLCGRPLPASDRCILGRETAIQPMCWGEDGWLRTIDGSGRPMASVGSDSVARKPTDDRADFDDPNLPPDFQWLRTPYPDHIFSLTERPGHLRLFGRESVGSHFTQALVARRQCEWRFSAETLVDFRPANFQQSAGLIHYYNSTKFHYLHITADDAGQPVIQILSVVPDEARPSVTSPAIPITRGPVCLRLDVDHETMRFSYRMADEEAWHEVPGDRDASILSDEATLPYLPNFTGTFVGIACQDMAGTGAVADFDYFHYAERDG; this is encoded by the coding sequence ATGATCTCGATTACCAATCCTATCCTGCGGGGCTTCAATCCCGATCCCTCGATCGTGCGGGTCGGCGACGACTATTATGTCGCCACTTCGACCTTCGAATGGTATCCGGGCGTGCAGATTTATCATTCCCGCGACCTCGCCAATTGGCAGCTTGTCGCCCGGCCGCTGTGCCGCCCGGAGCAACTCGACATGCGGGGCAATCCCGATTCCTGCGGGGTGTGGGCACCGGACCTGAGCTATGCCGATGGCCGGTTCCACCTGACCTATACCGACGTCAAACGCTATGGCCGCACCACCCGGTCCGACCGGACGGACGTATCGCTGCGGGACTTCCATAATTATTGGGTATGGTGCGACCGTATCGATGGCGAATGGTCCGATCCCGTCCATGTGAACAGCAGCGGCTTCGATCCCGCGCTCTTCCACGACGATGATGGCCGTAGTTGGCTGCTCAACATGTTGTGGGATCATCGCCCCGGCCACAAACGCTTCGCCGGGATCGTCATCCAGCAAATATGCCTCAAAACCGGCCGCCTTCTGGGCGAGCGGCATAACATCTTCGCTGGCAGCCCGCTGGGCTTCACCGAAGGGCCGCATCTCTACAAGCGCGACGGCTATTATCACATATTGGTGGCCGAGGGCGGGACGGAGCGCAATCATGCCGTCGTGATGGCGCGGTCGCGGTCGCTCTTTGGCCCCTATGACCTGCATCCCGATGGGCCAGTGCTGACGGCGCGCGATCAGCCCGATGGGCCGCTTGCTCGCGCTGGCCATGGCGACCTGGTGGAAACGGCGAACGGCGATCCCTGGCTCGTCTATCTCTGCGGCCGCCCGCTGCCTGCTTCCGATCGCTGCATATTGGGCCGGGAAACAGCGATCCAGCCGATGTGCTGGGGCGAGGATGGCTGGCTGCGCACCATCGACGGATCGGGCCGCCCGATGGCGTCGGTCGGCAGCGACAGTGTCGCGCGCAAACCGACAGACGATCGCGCGGATTTCGACGATCCCAACCTGCCGCCAGACTTCCAATGGCTGCGCACCCCTTACCCTGACCACATCTTCTCGCTGACCGAACGGCCGGGCCATCTGCGCCTGTTCGGGCGCGAGTCCGTGGGCAGCCATTTCACCCAGGCGCTGGTGGCGCGACGCCAGTGCGAATGGCGCTTCAGCGCGGAAACGTTGGTCGATTTCCGTCCCGCCAATTTCCAGCAGTCAGCCGGTCTGATCCATTATTATAACAGCACGAAATTCCACTATCTGCACATCACCGCCGACGATGCGGGGCAACCGGTGATCCAGATATTGTCGGTCGTGCCCGACGAGGCCCGCCCCAGTGTCACCTCGCCCGCCATCCCGATTACGCGCGGCCCTGTCTGCCTGCGGCTGGACGTGGATCATGAAACAATGCGCTTCTCTTACCGCATGGCCGATGAAGAGGCTTGGCACGAAGTTCCCGGCGATCGCGACGCGAGCATCCTGTCCGACGAAGCGACCTTGCCCTATTTGCCCAACTTCACCGGCACCTTCGTCGGCATAGCCTGTCAGGACATGGCGGGCACAGGGGCCGTCGCCGACTTCGACTATTTCCATTATGCCGAGCGAGACGGCTGA